A genome region from Blochmannia endosymbiont of Polyrhachis (Hedomyrma) turneri includes the following:
- the lolA gene encoding outer membrane lipoprotein chaperone LolA, whose product MKIFFVFCVLCLAVIFPTLGDNAIELRTRLNHINSFYAQFVQTISDQTGLILQENNGELWVQHPNLFHYHVFIPEECFLISNGKTLWFYDPYINQVTISWLSDVIGDTFLMLLTSTFDSNWCEYNIDKKNDSFFLVSKKSDFSMFKSLIITVTNQGIIKNFEIVNKDDQHINYQLTNHDIRRFNINTFNFLLPNGVVIDEQRWGKY is encoded by the coding sequence ATGAAAATTTTTTTTGTGTTTTGTGTTTTATGTTTGGCAGTGATATTTCCTACATTAGGTGATAATGCAATTGAATTGCGTACTCGTTTGAATCATATTAACAGTTTTTATGCTCAATTTGTTCAAACTATTAGTGATCAAACAGGCCTAATTTTACAAGAAAATAATGGGGAATTGTGGGTTCAGCATCCCAATTTGTTTCATTATCATGTATTCATTCCAGAAGAATGTTTTTTAATATCTAATGGTAAAACATTGTGGTTTTATGATCCTTATATTAATCAAGTAACTATTAGTTGGTTAAGTGATGTTATAGGTGACACATTCTTAATGTTGTTGACAAGTACTTTTGATAGTAATTGGTGTGAATATAATATTGATAAAAAGAATGATAGTTTTTTTTTGGTTTCAAAAAAAAGTGATTTTTCTATGTTTAAGTCACTAATAATTACAGTAACTAACCAGGGTATAATAAAAAATTTTGAGATTGTGAATAAAGATGATCAGCATATTAATTATCAATTAACTAATCATGATATTCGGCGGTTTAATATAAATACGTTTAATTTTTTACTACCAAATGGGGTAGTGATTGATGAACAGCGCTGGGGAAAATATTAA
- the infA gene encoding translation initiation factor IF-1: protein MTKEDHIEMHGTVLDTLPNTMFRVKLENGHIITAHISGKMRKNYIRILTGDNVVVELTPYDLNKGRIIFRNR from the coding sequence ATGACAAAAGAGGATCATATCGAAATGCATGGTACTGTGCTAGACACGCTTCCAAATACTATGTTTCGAGTCAAATTAGAAAATGGACATATTATCACAGCACATATCTCAGGAAAAATGAGGAAAAATTACATTCGTATTTTAACAGGCGATAACGTTGTAGTTGAGCTAACTCCTTATGATTTGAATAAAGGCCGAATTATTTTTCGAAACCGTTAA
- the aroA gene encoding 3-phosphoshikimate 1-carboxyvinyltransferase, with translation MLSTQGAMELKSIKSVDGCIDLPGSKSISNRALLLSAQSVGTTRLINLLESDDVNYMLFALKQLGVHFRFSQNKKICEVDGIGGALYSKNEKLSLFLGNSGTSMRLLTAALCLREHNVMLTGESRMKERPIGHLISALRQGGAKIDYLESDGYPPLQISGGYSGGDITIRGNISSQFLSAILMMAPLIPQDTRVHVDGVLVSRPYIDITLSLMRAFGVEIKHDDYRVFYCFGGVFYRAPGNYFIEGDASSASYFLAAAAIRGGTVCVTGVGRHSIQGDIQCADVLEKMGSVICWGDNYISCTRNVLRSVDMDMNNIPDAAMTIAVTALFVNDDLPTVLRNIYNWRLKESDRLRGMAIELRKLGASIIEGEDYIKIVAPKKIRFATINTYNDHRMAMAFSLAALSDSSVIILNPSCVNKTFPSFFKDFFAISTFV, from the coding sequence ATGTTAAGTACACAGGGTGCTATGGAATTAAAATCTATCAAATCAGTAGATGGTTGTATTGATTTACCTGGATCAAAAAGTATTTCAAATCGAGCCTTATTGTTATCTGCTCAATCAGTTGGTACAACACGATTAATTAATTTATTAGAAAGTGATGATGTAAATTATATGCTATTTGCTTTAAAGCAACTTGGTGTACATTTTCGCTTTTCACAAAATAAAAAAATATGTGAAGTTGATGGAATTGGTGGTGCATTATACTCGAAGAATGAAAAATTAAGTTTGTTTCTTGGTAATTCTGGCACCAGTATGCGATTGTTAACTGCTGCATTGTGTTTGAGAGAACATAATGTAATGCTTACCGGTGAATCACGAATGAAGGAACGTCCTATTGGACATTTAATAAGTGCTTTACGTCAAGGTGGTGCCAAAATTGATTATTTAGAAAGTGATGGTTATCCACCTTTACAAATTTCCGGGGGGTATTCTGGAGGTGATATTACGATTCGTGGAAATATTTCTAGTCAGTTTCTTTCTGCAATATTAATGATGGCTCCTCTTATTCCTCAAGACACTCGTGTTCATGTTGATGGAGTTTTAGTTTCTAGACCTTATATTGATATTACATTGTCTCTAATGAGGGCTTTTGGTGTTGAAATAAAACATGATGATTATCGGGTGTTTTATTGTTTCGGTGGTGTATTTTATCGAGCACCTGGCAATTATTTCATCGAAGGTGATGCATCCAGTGCATCATATTTCTTAGCTGCAGCTGCTATTCGTGGCGGAACTGTTTGTGTTACTGGTGTTGGACGACATAGTATACAAGGAGATATACAATGTGCTGATGTTTTAGAAAAAATGGGTAGTGTTATTTGTTGGGGAGATAATTATATTTCATGTACAAGAAATGTTTTACGTTCTGTTGACATGGATATGAATAATATTCCAGATGCAGCTATGACGATTGCTGTTACAGCATTGTTTGTTAATGATGATTTGCCTACTGTACTGCGTAATATTTATAATTGGAGATTAAAAGAATCTGATCGATTAAGAGGCATGGCAATAGAATTACGTAAATTAGGAGCGAGTATTATTGAAGGTGAAGATTATATTAAGATAGTTGCGCCAAAAAAAATCCGATTTGCGACAATTAACACATATAATGATCATCGTATGGCTATGGCTTTTTCTTTAGCAGCGTTATCTGATAGTTCCGTTATTATTTTGAATCCGTCATGTGTTAATAAAACATTTCCATCTTTTTTCAAAGATTTTTTTGCAATCAGTACATTTGTGTGA
- the serC gene encoding 3-phosphoserine/phosphohydroxythreonine transaminase: MNDIFNFSAGPAMLPREVLDQIDAELKNWHNLNVSVMEISHRSDEFHEIVYNSEHDLRELLNIPNVYKVLFCHGGARTQFSSVPMNLLGGFHVTDYINSGYWSRSAAQEAEKYCKVNLINVSILDENHVCSVKNMKDWPLSSNSAYLHYCPNETIDGVAIHEQPEFNDSVVVVGDFSSTLLSAPINVNCFGMIYAAAQKNIGLPGLTIVIIREDLLNRECHQVPSTLQYSILNNYKSMFNTPPTFSWYVAGLIFKWIKRHGGLIAMSLRNIEKANLLYEAIDSSDYYYNNIAQMNRSYMNVPFYLHDEKLNDIFLQESNYVGLYALKGHRSVGGMRASLYNSMPLQGVEMLVEFMEWFAKKYG, translated from the coding sequence ATGAATGACATATTTAATTTTAGTGCCGGTCCGGCAATGTTACCAAGAGAAGTTTTAGATCAAATAGACGCGGAATTAAAAAATTGGCATAATTTGAATGTGTCTGTTATGGAAATTAGTCATCGTAGTGACGAATTTCATGAGATAGTTTACAATTCAGAACATGATTTACGAGAGTTATTAAATATACCTAATGTTTATAAGGTATTATTTTGTCATGGTGGTGCTCGCACACAATTTTCATCTGTTCCAATGAATTTATTGGGGGGATTTCATGTTACTGATTACATTAATAGTGGTTATTGGTCACGAAGTGCTGCACAGGAAGCTGAAAAATATTGTAAAGTAAATTTAATTAATGTCAGCATTTTGGATGAGAATCATGTATGTTCTGTAAAGAATATGAAGGATTGGCCATTATCTAGCAATAGTGCTTATTTACATTATTGCCCTAATGAAACTATTGATGGTGTAGCTATTCATGAACAACCTGAATTTAATGATAGTGTTGTCGTTGTTGGAGATTTTTCTTCTACATTGTTGTCGGCACCGATTAATGTTAATTGTTTTGGTATGATTTATGCTGCTGCCCAAAAAAATATTGGATTACCCGGTTTAACGATTGTAATTATTCGTGAAGATTTGTTAAATCGTGAATGTCATCAAGTGCCATCAACATTACAATATAGTATTCTTAATAATTATAAATCTATGTTTAACACTCCTCCAACTTTTTCGTGGTATGTTGCAGGATTAATTTTTAAGTGGATTAAGAGGCATGGAGGGTTAATAGCAATGAGTTTGCGAAATATAGAGAAAGCAAATTTACTTTATGAAGCTATTGATAGTAGCGATTATTATTATAATAATATTGCACAGATGAATCGATCATATATGAATGTTCCTTTTTATTTACACGATGAAAAATTAAATGATATTTTTTTACAAGAATCTAATTATGTTGGATTGTATGCTCTAAAGGGTCATAGATCAGTAGGTGGAATGAGAGCATCATTGTATAATTCGATGCCATTACAAGGAGTGGAAATGTTGGTTGAGTTTATGGAATGGTTTGCTAAAAAATATGGATAA
- a CDS encoding HIT domain-containing protein, which yields MKKHNTIFEQIIQKKTATQLLYQDNLVSAFYDIHPQAPIHVLIVPNIPIPTVNDITPYHEKTIGRLFTVAAKIAVKLKINESGYRLIVNCNNDAGQEIYHLHMHLLGGKTLGPLISNSTITNLM from the coding sequence ATGAAGAAGCATAATACTATATTTGAACAAATCATTCAAAAAAAAACTGCCACACAACTACTATATCAAGACAATCTAGTTAGTGCATTTTATGACATTCATCCACAAGCACCAATACATGTCTTAATTGTGCCAAACATACCAATCCCTACAGTGAATGACATAACACCTTATCATGAAAAAACTATAGGAAGATTATTCACAGTTGCAGCTAAAATTGCTGTAAAATTAAAAATAAACGAATCGGGTTATCGATTGATAGTAAACTGTAATAATGATGCAGGACAAGAAATTTACCATTTACATATGCACCTTCTAGGAGGTAAAACACTTGGACCATTAATTTCTAACAGTACTATAACAAACTTAATGTAA
- the trxB gene encoding thioredoxin-disulfide reductase, with translation MSNIKHSQIIILGSGPAGYTAAIYSARANLHPILITGTEYGGQLIKTNQIENWPGDPDQLAGPKLMERMNIHAKKFNTNIIVDNITNVNLNSQPFYLASDYHKYTCDSLIICTGASAKHMGLHSETQYQGKGVSYCATCDGFFYKDKKVAIIGGGNTAIEEALYLTNIAAETHLIHRRNTFTAEKILIDRLMTAVEKNNIILHCPFTLIEILGNTNYVTAINIKHNITHQYTQLKVDGVFIAIGYKPNTTIFSNQLLLKDGYICTTNTKNEQTATSIPGIFAAGDVMDQYYKQAITAASSGCMAAIDAERYLSKIKNK, from the coding sequence ATGTCAAACATAAAACATTCTCAAATCATCATATTAGGTTCAGGACCAGCAGGATATACTGCAGCTATTTATTCTGCCCGTGCTAACTTACACCCAATACTTATTACTGGAACAGAATATGGAGGACAATTAATTAAAACTAATCAAATAGAAAATTGGCCCGGTGATCCCGATCAACTCGCTGGTCCCAAACTTATGGAAAGAATGAATATTCATGCAAAAAAATTCAATACAAATATCATCGTAGATAATATTACTAATGTAAATTTAAATAGTCAACCATTTTACCTGGCCAGTGATTATCATAAATACACCTGCGATTCATTAATTATTTGTACCGGTGCCTCTGCAAAACATATGGGATTACATTCAGAAACACAATATCAAGGAAAAGGTGTATCCTATTGTGCCACATGTGATGGTTTTTTTTATAAAGATAAAAAAGTAGCTATTATCGGAGGAGGTAATACTGCAATAGAAGAAGCATTATATCTCACTAACATTGCTGCTGAAACACATTTAATCCATCGTCGCAATACTTTTACAGCAGAAAAAATACTAATTGATCGATTAATGACTGCAGTAGAAAAAAATAATATTATATTACATTGTCCTTTCACACTTATTGAAATATTAGGTAATACAAATTACGTTACAGCTATAAATATAAAACACAATATTACACATCAATATACACAATTAAAAGTTGATGGTGTGTTCATTGCTATTGGTTACAAACCAAATACAACTATATTTTCTAATCAACTTTTACTAAAAGATGGATATATTTGCACAACAAACACAAAAAATGAACAAACAGCAACATCTATTCCTGGTATATTTGCTGCAGGAGATGTTATGGATCAATATTATAAACAAGCAATTACCGCTGCTAGCTCTGGTTGTATGGCCGCGATAGATGCAGAACGTTATTTATCTAAAATAAAAAACAAATAA
- the rpsA gene encoding 30S ribosomal protein S1, whose amino-acid sequence MTESFIQLLEESFKRIKTSPGSIIRGTIISIQNDIVLVDAGLKSESPIPIEQFYNSQGVLEIKVGDQVDVTLDAVEDGFGETILSREKAKRYESWLILEKAYEEVSTVVGIINGRVKGGFTVELNGIKAFLPGSLVDIRPIRENMNLEGKEFEFKVIKLDQKRNNVVVSRRAVLESENISERNQLLEQLHEGMQIKGIVKNLTDYGAFIDLGGVDGLLHITDIAWKRIRHPSEVVGIGDEIIVKVLKFDREKNRVSLGLKQLEEDPWTAITKRYHEGMRLTGKVTNLTDYGCFVEMEGGIEGLVHISEMDWTSKNIHPSKVVNVGEFIEVMLLDIDESRRRISLGLKQCTVNPWEQFLETYNKGDSVIGKIKSITDFGIFIGLEGGIDGLVHLSDISWHLSIEEIMQKYKKGDEVAAVILQVDAERERISLSIKHLEEDPLNIYLSLNQKKKVVTGTILSINTKGMSVKLTDMIVGYVLFSDVDKQNEKTYNIGDNIEVKCNGIDRKSRMINLSIPFVINDFDNTNSKIINSPNASKQSKDVKQNFSNVMTEAFKAATKTDS is encoded by the coding sequence ATGACAGAGTCCTTTATTCAATTGCTCGAAGAATCCTTTAAAAGGATAAAAACTTCTCCAGGTTCTATTATTCGTGGGACTATAATTTCTATTCAAAATGATATAGTGCTAGTTGATGCTGGTTTGAAATCAGAATCTCCTATTCCTATTGAACAATTTTATAATTCTCAAGGTGTTTTAGAAATCAAAGTTGGAGATCAAGTTGATGTTACTTTAGATGCTGTGGAAGATGGATTTGGTGAAACAATATTATCGCGTGAAAAAGCGAAACGTTATGAATCTTGGTTAATATTAGAAAAAGCATATGAAGAAGTATCTACAGTTGTTGGTATTATTAATGGTAGAGTTAAAGGTGGATTTACGGTGGAATTAAATGGTATTAAAGCTTTTCTTCCTGGTTCCTTGGTCGATATTCGCCCAATTCGTGAAAATATGAATTTAGAGGGGAAGGAGTTTGAATTTAAGGTAATTAAATTAGACCAAAAACGTAATAATGTTGTTGTTTCTCGTCGTGCAGTACTTGAATCAGAAAATATTTCAGAACGTAATCAATTATTAGAGCAGTTACACGAGGGTATGCAAATTAAGGGTATTGTTAAAAATTTGACTGATTACGGTGCATTTATTGATTTAGGTGGTGTTGATGGTTTATTGCATATTACTGATATAGCATGGAAACGGATTAGACATCCAAGTGAGGTAGTTGGTATTGGTGATGAGATTATTGTAAAAGTATTAAAATTTGATCGAGAAAAAAATCGTGTCTCTTTAGGGTTAAAACAACTTGAAGAAGATCCATGGACTGCTATCACAAAACGGTATCATGAGGGTATGCGCTTGACAGGTAAAGTGACTAATCTGACTGATTATGGTTGTTTTGTAGAGATGGAGGGAGGTATTGAGGGATTAGTTCATATTTCTGAAATGGATTGGACTAGTAAAAATATTCATCCTTCTAAAGTAGTTAATGTAGGTGAATTCATTGAAGTGATGTTATTAGATATTGATGAATCTCGTCGTCGTATTTCATTAGGATTAAAACAATGTACAGTAAATCCATGGGAACAGTTTTTGGAGACTTATAACAAGGGAGATAGTGTTATAGGAAAAATTAAATCGATTACTGATTTTGGTATTTTTATTGGTTTAGAGGGCGGAATTGATGGTTTAGTACATCTTTCTGATATTTCTTGGCATTTAAGTATTGAGGAAATAATGCAAAAGTATAAAAAGGGAGATGAAGTTGCAGCTGTAATACTGCAAGTAGATGCAGAACGTGAACGTATTTCTTTGAGTATAAAACATTTAGAAGAAGATCCATTAAATATATATTTATCATTGAATCAAAAAAAGAAAGTTGTTACTGGAACAATATTATCAATTAACACAAAAGGTATGTCGGTTAAGTTGACAGATATGATTGTAGGGTATGTGTTATTTTCTGATGTTGATAAACAAAATGAAAAAACATATAATATTGGAGATAATATTGAGGTTAAATGTAATGGTATAGATCGTAAGAGTCGTATGATCAATTTAAGTATTCCTTTTGTAATTAATGATTTTGATAATACTAATTCTAAAATTATTAATTCCCCTAATGCAAGTAAGCAATCAAAAGATGTGAAGCAAAATTTTTCGAATGTAATGACAGAAGCTTTTAAGGCGGCCACTAAAACTGATTCATGA
- a CDS encoding winged helix-turn-helix domain-containing protein: MKYIIHSTIIFDTTEYLLTPLTDNNQSIKLSNSAGRILEELIKYQNTDEPITREYLFSTIWRQHGLEPSHGNLNQQISLIRKSLGSFGISPTSIITIPKRGLKLNKEISIEITDKKTSVIPSATISANNKRTFNKTPFFSSPAILKSNPRYAIILLILIITVLSISIIYMYIKDKNLKKLHLCKQINSCNICTFHQTPNLECNDLTFKNSENTQKNNEDYNKKYTEIQF; the protein is encoded by the coding sequence ATGAAATATATCATCCATTCTACTATTATATTTGATACCACAGAATATCTTCTAACACCCCTAACCGACAATAATCAATCAATTAAACTTTCCAATTCTGCAGGACGTATATTAGAAGAACTAATAAAGTATCAAAATACCGATGAACCAATTACCCGAGAATATTTATTTTCTACAATATGGAGACAACACGGACTAGAACCATCACACGGAAATTTAAATCAACAAATCAGTTTAATCAGAAAAAGCTTAGGATCATTTGGAATTAGTCCTACATCAATTATCACCATTCCTAAACGAGGATTAAAATTAAATAAAGAAATATCAATAGAAATCACAGATAAAAAAACATCTGTTATCCCATCTGCAACAATTTCAGCTAACAACAAAAGAACATTTAATAAAACGCCATTTTTCTCAAGTCCGGCAATATTAAAAAGCAATCCAAGATATGCTATTATTTTACTCATATTAATAATTACAGTACTAAGCATCAGTATAATATATATGTATATCAAAGATAAAAATCTTAAAAAATTACATTTGTGTAAACAAATAAATTCATGTAATATTTGTACTTTTCATCAAACACCAAATTTAGAATGTAATGATCTCACATTTAAAAACTCTGAGAATACACAAAAAAATAACGAAGACTATAACAAAAAATACACTGAAATACAATTTTAA
- the serS gene encoding serine--tRNA ligase, with translation MLDPSLLRQDNSLSVLKKKLSRKNCVLDINNVRIRELKRKKLQVEVERLRSVRKLKSKTIGIAKSKGQDTKYLCEEVNILNDRLHLIQVSLKLLQKESQEYILSLPNIPDDHIPDGNNEEDNVEIFRWGVPKKYNFPIRDHIELGNITGGLDFTSGTKITGARFIVMRGQVAYLHRALSQFMLDLHIRHHGYQEYYVPYLVNQSSLYGTGQLPKFFNDLFHIQSWKNKNNIYTLIPTAEVPLINLVGGQIFEEQDLPLKMVAHTPCFRAEAGTYGHESRGLIRMHQFDKVELVQIVQQENSMQVLEEMTGHAERVLRSLKLPYRKMLLAAGNIGFSACKTYDLDVWLPSRNEYCEVASCSNVCDFQSRRIHARYRNFQDKKIKFLHTLNASGLAIGRTLAAVLENYQLLDGSVEVPSVLQSYMNGLTCIYPLRKQQYIL, from the coding sequence ATGTTAGATCCTAGTTTATTACGTCAGGATAATAGTCTTTCTGTACTTAAGAAGAAGTTATCACGTAAAAATTGTGTGTTAGATATTAATAATGTACGTATCAGAGAGTTAAAGAGAAAAAAATTACAAGTAGAGGTTGAACGTTTGAGATCTGTACGAAAATTAAAATCTAAAACAATTGGTATTGCTAAATCTAAAGGACAAGATACAAAATATCTTTGCGAAGAAGTTAATATTTTAAATGATCGTTTACATTTAATACAAGTTTCTCTTAAGTTATTACAAAAAGAATCTCAAGAATATATTTTATCTTTACCTAATATTCCAGATGATCATATTCCGGATGGAAACAATGAGGAAGATAACGTAGAAATTTTTCGTTGGGGGGTACCGAAAAAATATAATTTTCCAATTCGTGATCATATTGAGTTAGGTAATATAACAGGGGGATTGGATTTTACATCTGGAACGAAAATAACTGGGGCGCGTTTTATAGTAATGCGTGGTCAAGTAGCTTATTTACATAGAGCATTATCTCAATTTATGCTTGATTTGCATATTAGGCACCATGGTTATCAAGAGTATTATGTACCTTATTTAGTTAATCAGTCTTCTTTATATGGCACAGGGCAATTGCCTAAATTTTTTAATGATTTATTTCATATACAATCTTGGAAAAATAAAAATAATATATACACCTTAATACCGACTGCTGAAGTACCGTTAATAAATTTAGTAGGTGGTCAAATTTTTGAGGAACAAGATTTGCCTCTTAAGATGGTGGCGCATACTCCTTGTTTTCGTGCAGAAGCGGGTACGTATGGTCACGAAAGTCGGGGATTAATTCGTATGCATCAATTTGATAAAGTTGAATTAGTACAGATAGTTCAGCAAGAAAATTCGATGCAAGTATTAGAGGAAATGACTGGCCATGCAGAACGAGTATTACGGTCATTGAAGTTACCGTATCGAAAAATGTTATTAGCTGCTGGCAATATTGGTTTTTCAGCTTGTAAAACATATGATTTAGATGTTTGGTTGCCCTCCCGGAATGAATATTGTGAAGTGGCTTCTTGTTCAAATGTATGTGATTTTCAATCTCGTCGTATCCATGCTCGTTATCGTAATTTTCAAGATAAAAAGATAAAATTTTTGCATACTTTAAATGCGTCTGGATTAGCGATTGGTCGTACTTTAGCGGCAGTATTGGAAAATTATCAGTTGTTGGATGGTAGTGTTGAAGTACCATCTGTTTTACAATCATATATGAATGGTTTAACTTGTATTTATCCTTTGCGCAAACAGCAATATATATTATAG
- a CDS encoding FtsK/SpoIIIE family DNA translocase, with protein MFYIMKAMMCKNIIVIFLSLRKKFLFFFGFIIYFIMSSLMTFHPFDDSYFQYTGNDDIHNIFGYYGAVCSDILFFLFGLSAYFLPCIMCFLIWGVLFKNIVLNVFDIMNKIFGGIILLFSLCGLAEFFIKEFYYCYSGGIVGFFLRAQIIHIFKSDMTINFILFLSLILGVVLLTPGFWWAILKKIMFIILNFFICCCVYLIQQCSRYDSKIFFSVIYKMCNNHLFNFFGILFRKLNLGGIRNFVFRYLSCRLNLDSTIFFNSFKLNNECALCDVKNSNDMNNAVAYHNNSCCKDYESIDKDCLRTNDLKFPINISSHIHHNNQLLLQKMVNVFPNIELLFPSSFKKDLDMDALRQKSVLLESKLAEYHIRAQVVNVLQGPVITRFELDLAPGLKSSRIFSLSRDLARSLSVCHLQVIEVIPGKPYVGVEIPNEHRKIVYLREILETKQFRSSCDVLTLGLGQDVSGYPVITCLSEMPHLLIAGTTGSGKSVGINSIIISILYKATPEDVRFIMIDPKMLELSVYNDIPHLLRNVVTDIKSVITVLNWCVDEMERRYKIMAYYGVRDLKKCNDRIKSYNVNEYVDSSLSSDNITEDDTLIKGLKNKLPYIVIIIDEFADLVMSAGKEIELLIIRLSQKSRACGIHLILATQRPSVNVITGLIKANIPSRIAFTVSSKIDSRTILDQSGAESLLGMGDMLYLSSCSSVPIRVHGAFVSDEEVLLVVKYLKNIFYK; from the coding sequence ATGTTTTATATAATGAAAGCTATGATGTGTAAAAATATTATTGTTATTTTTTTGTCTTTAAGAAAAAAATTTTTATTTTTTTTTGGATTTATCATATATTTTATAATGTCATCATTGATGACTTTTCATCCTTTTGATGATAGTTATTTTCAATATACTGGAAATGATGATATTCATAATATTTTTGGATATTATGGCGCTGTATGTTCTGATATTTTATTTTTTCTTTTTGGTTTATCGGCATATTTTCTTCCATGTATTATGTGTTTTTTAATTTGGGGTGTTTTGTTTAAGAATATTGTTTTAAATGTTTTTGATATAATGAATAAAATATTTGGAGGAATAATACTATTATTTAGTCTTTGTGGATTAGCGGAATTTTTTATTAAAGAATTTTATTATTGTTATTCTGGTGGGATAGTAGGATTTTTTTTGCGAGCTCAGATCATACATATATTTAAAAGTGATATGACAATCAATTTTATATTATTTTTATCTTTAATATTAGGTGTAGTGCTACTAACACCAGGTTTCTGGTGGGCAATATTAAAAAAGATTATGTTTATTATTTTAAATTTTTTTATTTGTTGTTGCGTATATTTAATCCAACAGTGTAGTAGGTATGATTCGAAAATATTTTTTTCCGTAATATATAAGATGTGTAATAATCATTTGTTTAATTTTTTCGGGATATTATTTCGAAAATTAAATCTTGGTGGTATAAGAAATTTTGTTTTTCGATATTTATCATGTAGATTAAATTTAGATAGTACCATTTTTTTTAATAGTTTTAAATTAAATAACGAATGTGCATTATGTGATGTAAAAAATTCAAATGATATGAATAACGCTGTAGCATACCATAATAATAGTTGTTGTAAAGATTATGAGTCGATTGATAAAGATTGTCTAAGAACGAATGATTTGAAATTCCCAATTAATATTTCGTCACACATTCATCATAATAATCAGTTGCTATTACAGAAAATGGTAAATGTATTTCCGAATATAGAATTATTATTTCCTTCATCTTTTAAAAAAGATTTGGACATGGATGCGTTACGGCAAAAGTCTGTATTGTTAGAATCAAAATTAGCAGAGTATCATATACGTGCTCAAGTTGTTAATGTTTTGCAAGGTCCAGTGATTACTAGATTTGAGTTAGATTTAGCACCAGGTTTGAAATCTTCACGTATTTTTAGTTTGTCTCGAGATTTGGCTCGTTCTTTATCTGTATGTCATCTTCAGGTTATAGAAGTCATTCCTGGAAAACCATATGTCGGCGTAGAAATACCCAATGAACATCGTAAGATAGTGTATTTGCGAGAGATTTTAGAAACTAAACAGTTTCGGTCTTCTTGTGATGTTTTAACGTTAGGTTTAGGACAAGATGTTTCTGGTTATCCGGTAATAACATGCTTAAGTGAGATGCCTCATTTATTAATAGCTGGTACCACCGGATCGGGAAAGTCAGTTGGGATTAATAGCATAATTATTAGTATTTTATATAAAGCAACACCAGAAGATGTTCGATTTATCATGATTGATCCAAAAATGTTGGAATTATCAGTTTATAATGATATCCCCCATCTTTTAAGAAATGTTGTTACTGACATTAAAAGTGTTATTACTGTTTTGAATTGGTGTGTAGATGAAATGGAACGTCGTTATAAAATTATGGCCTATTATGGTGTACGCGATTTAAAAAAATGTAATGATCGTATAAAGTCATATAACGTTAATGAATATGTGGATAGTTCATTGTCTTCTGATAATATTACGGAGGATGATACGTTAATTAAAGGGTTAAAGAATAAATTGCCATATATTGTGATTATAATAGATGAATTTGCAGATTTAGTGATGTCAGCTGGAAAAGAAATAGAATTATTAATTATACGATTATCACAAAAATCGAGAGCTTGTGGTATACATTTAATATTAGCCACACAAAGACCGTCTGTAAATGTAATTACTGGATTGATTAAAGCTAATATTCCAAGTCGAATTGCATTTACTGTATCTAGCAAGATAGATTCACGAACTATTCTTGATCAATCTGGTGCTGAATCTTTGCTTGGTATGGGAGATATGTTGTATTTATCATCTTGTTCATCTGTACCTATTCGTGTTCATGGTGCTTTTGTATCTGATGAAGAAGTTTTGTTGGTGGTGAAATATTTAAAAAATATTTTTTATAAATAA